Proteins from a single region of Rana temporaria chromosome 5, aRanTem1.1, whole genome shotgun sequence:
- the LOC120939787 gene encoding lymphocyte antigen 6E-like — protein MTSTTGLLLVIALCVGSALSLKCYTCNAQSTNTNCMTATNCSATDTNCMTSVFAGGIGSLSGASITKTCTAVCTETGFNAVVVSTKVTCCTTDLCNTSGASSIKFTYTILVVALGFLGALMSQLK, from the exons ATGACGTCCACCACAGGTCTCCTCCTCGTCATCGCACTCTGCGTGGGTTCAG CTTTATCACTAAAATGTTACACCTGCAACGCCCAGAGCACCAACACAAACTGCATGACTGCGACTAACTGCTCCGCCACCGACACCAACTGCATGACCTCCGTCTTTGCTGGAGGAATTG GTAGTCTTTCTGGTGCCAGCATCACCAAGACTTGTACCGCCGTCTGCACAGAAACCGGATTCAATGCCGTTGTGGTCTCCACCAAAGTAACCTGCTGTACCACCGATCTCTGCAACACCAGTGGGGCTTCCAGTATTAAATTTACCTACACCATCCTCGTTGTGGCCCTCGGGTTCCTAGGGGCCCTCATGTCACAGCTGAAGTAA
- the LOC120939777 gene encoding uncharacterized protein LOC120939777: protein MIQKKRTRRRGVTASSLAPLEIGCRPMQYWPVLLAIRSQNTVQHCFVTWMRSGKRTGFMGVRGGCVTTSNFGSVWRYGRPSGGTTRTSPCGCDLCLRRGHRVSFFRGGPGGPQPRDRRPEKSGEFAGSLTRGPASLEDLVVSNTSARVAGVTTLCPSALSVASGVASLRERGVTPVKVERMLPFLGRYPDIAAAQLLTSGFTEGFRIPCTLSTAPPLARNLRSALEHPEVVTEKLRKEVLLGRMGGPFKEQPIRDLVVSPLGVVPKKEPNKFRLIHHLSFPKGGSVNDAIDPEACTVSYTSFDAAVSWVRRYGKGALMAKSDIEAAFRLLPVHPDSFRLLGCRWQEEFYVDRCLPMGCSISCAFFETFSSFLEWVVRDVARVDSVVHYLDDFLCVGPPSSRVCAILLATLQHIAGRFGVPLAADKTEGPTTELSFLGIVIDSQAMECRLPPDKVENLRLVIRDFLGRNKVTLRELQSLLGKFNFACRIIPMGRVFCQRLSAATAGAKSPRHFIRLTRELKEDLRVWHTFLETFNGRSVWMEGPVSNFDLDLVTDAAGSTGYGAFFRGRWSAEPWPDSWKEAGFLKNLVLLELFPVVLAMELWGEEWKNLKVRLNCDNMGVVQVINRISASSLPVVRLLRHLVLRCLQFNVFLYAVHIPGVDNTLADSLSRFQWGRFRELAPTAERTGVPCPAWLWDTALDLPRVGSNGR, encoded by the coding sequence ATGATTCAAAaaaagaggacgaggagaagaggcGTTACCGCCTCATCCCTCGCACCTTTGGAAATTGGCTGCAGGCCTATGCAATACTGGCCAGTGTTATTGGCGATAAGAAGCCAGAACACTGTGCAGCATTGTTTTGTTACATGGATGCGATCGGGGAAGCGCACCGGGTTTATGGGGGTACGGGGTGGCTGCGTTACGACGAGCAATTTCGGCAGCGTATGGCGGTACGGCCGTCCATCAGGTGGGACCACAAGGACATCACCTTGTGGATGCGACTTATGTCTGCGCCGCGGGCACCgggtcagttttttcaggggggggccgggggggccGCAGCCTCGGGACCGTCGGCCGGAAAAAAGTGGGGAGTTTGCTGGCAGTTTAACGAGGGGTCCTGCAAGTTTGGAGGATCTTGTCGTTTCAAACACGAGTGCTCGGGTTGCGGGGGTAACCACCCTCTGTCCAAGTGCTTTAAGCGTAGCAAGCGGGGTGGCGAGTCTGCGGGAAAGGGGGGTGACGCCGGTGAAAGTGGAAAGGATGCTTCCTTTTCTAGGTAGGTAtccagacatcgcggccgcgcaATTGCTAACTTCGGGTTTTACGGAGGGGTTTCGCATACCGTGTACATTGTCAACAGCGCCTCCGCTGGCAAGGAATTTGCGATCCGCTTTGGAACACCCGGAGGTAGTTACGGAAAAATTGAGAAAGGAGGTGTTGCTGGGGCGGATGGGGGGGCCATTTAAGGAACAACCGATACGGGATTTGGTGGTTTCTCCGCTGGGGGTGGTACCCAAGAAGGAACCCAACAAATTCCGCCTCATTCACCACCTCTCTTTtccaaaaggggggtcggtgaaCGATGCCATTGACCCGGAAGCATGTACGGTGTCTTACACGTCATTTGATGCGGCGGTGAGCTGGGTGCGGAGGTATGGAAAAGGGGCACTTATGGCAAAATCGGACATCGAAGCCGCTTTCCGATTGTTGCCGGTACACCCAGACAGTTTTCGCCTGTTGGGCTGCCGGTGGCAGGAGGAATTTTATGTGGATCGGTGTctgcccatgggttgctccatTTCATGTGCGTTTTTTGAAACGTTCAGTTCCTTCTTGGAATGGGTGGTCCGGGATGTGGCTAGGGTGGACTCTGTGGTccactatttggatgacttcTTGTGCGTGGGACCCCCTTCCTCCAGAGTGTGTGCGATTCTATTGGCAacattgcagcacattgcgggaaGATTTGGGGTCCCCTTGGCGGCGGACAAGACGGAAGGCCCTACTACGGAGCTCAGTTTTCTGGGGATTGTGATCGATTCCCAGGCAATGGAGTGCCGGTTGCCGCCGGACAAGGTGGAGAATCTTAGGCTGGTGATTCGGGATTTTCTGGGGCGCAACAAGGTCACACTAAGGGAATTGCAATCATTACTGGGAAAATTCAATTTTGCGTGTCGGATCATACccatggggagggtgttttgcCAACGGCTGTCGGCAGCCACCGCAGGGGCGAAATCGCCTAGGCATTTCATAAGATTGACCAGGGAACTGAAGGAGGACCTGAGAGTATGGCACACGTTTCTGGAAACATTTAATGGGCGGTCGGTTTGGATGGAGGGGCCTGTTAGTAACTTCGACTTGGACTTAGTCACGGACGCGGCTGGGTCGACGGGGTACGGGGCCTTTTTTCGGGGCCGTTGGAGTGCGGAACCTTGGCCTGATTCATGGAAGGAGGCGGGTTTCCTCAAGAACTTGGTACTGCTGGAGTTGTTTCCAGTGGTTCTGGCAATGGAATTGTGGGGGGAAGAGTGGAAAAATTTGAAGGTGAGGCTAAATTGCGACAATATGGGGGTAGTGCAGGTCATCAACCGGATCTCCGCTTCCTCACTGCCGGTGGTCCGGTTGCTGAGACATTTGGTACTACGGTGTCTGCAGTTTAATGTCTTTCTATATGCGGTGCACATACCGGGGGTAGACAACACGCTCGCTGACTCtctgtctcgttttcagtggggcAGGTTCAGGGAGTTGGCTCCTACGGCAGAGCGGACCGGGGTGCCTTGCCCGGCGTGGCTTTGGGACACTGCTTTGGACTTGCCGCGCGTTGGATCCAACGGTCGGTGA